Below is a window of Brassica napus cultivar Da-Ae chromosome A5, Da-Ae, whole genome shotgun sequence DNA.
AGTCTGTGTAAGCTCAGTATTAATGACATCAATACCAAGCTAAGAGTGAGTCAGTCTTATGGAATAAGGTcttgtttctctttctctttgtcaTCTTCAAAACCCTCTTCACACGTGACAAATAATTTCTCTGCTTGTTCATCATGtctatcttcatcttcttccttgtcTTTTTGTCAATGATCTCTCCATCTCAACAAACATTCTACCATGGAAAAGATGATCACAATCCTCCCAATTGTGACCACTTCTCAAACTTCACAACAAATGGATACCTTGTCTTCAGGGTATCCTCCAAAGGCTGTGGAGTTTTTACCAAAGTTCAAGATGCCATAGATGCCATTACTCCATCAAGCCAAGTCAAAAATCTCATCCTAATTGACTTTGGAATCTACATGTAAGTACATATATTCATTCATGCTCTGTTTATGATAATCTTTGAATTTTTTAACATAAAGATGCTAATGAAACTCATGAATTTGTTAGGGAAAGAGTCCTTGTTCCTTCAAACAAGATGAACTTATCGAatttgactaatatatataataatcatGATGCATAGATACaaactcaatatatattatttctataAGAAGTCACATTCATGTATATACAATAGAGTTCATGTGTTTAATTATCTACCTCATTCTATACCTATATACTTTAATATAGTCACTGCTTAACTAAGACCATGtgtatagtttaaaattttaatactcTTCTTCGTCTTTACTTATTTTGGTATAACTATTATTAGTAAATTATTAGTTTTGGTTCTAAGTCTTAAACTTTTGACACTATTTGTTTGCTTATTTTTTGCTCATTTTTTCTTATGAGTGACCAACATGGGGATGAAGTATCAAACACTTTCCTAGatgaaacaacaaaacaaaaatgttaatTGGATGATGTTAACAACCAATTTCATGTTTTtcgtattaataaaataattgattgaTTAGGCCAGCGGAAAATTAGCCAAGTTTGCTTAATcgaatcaaaaaaaattcctttttaGGTTAAGGGTTTGGTTCAAGCAATAATTTTTGGTTGGGTTTGATCGGTTACTTTGATTTTAccttataaaagaaaattataactaaatcCTAGTGGTTTGTACTAAACTGAATTTTGAACCAAATCAGTTGAATTTAATCTATTACCTAAATTTTTAACCAAATTAAACTAATATCAAACCGGGATCAGAATTTGGTACAATTAGAGAGGAAAGGAAAAAGCAGATTAGACTGTTtatcaaaccgaaccgaaccaaattttaatttgatcaaTTTCATTAGATTTTGTGCGAACCGaaataaccaaaaatcaaatcacTCGAACCGACCTTACCGTCTAAACCGAACTCGCAGCTAATCCCAAGCTCTGCAAGGTTAAATAAACCAAATAGATAGATTATAAATAGCTCTTTAGTTTAGATTCCAACCGCCAAAAGTTATGAGTTCAAGCTTCAAATCCAAGAAACATCAATGCCTTGTCTTCCTCAAACTCTGTTCCTCCATCAAACATCTCTTACAGATCCACGCCCAAGTCCATCTCTCTGCTCTCCAATCCGACAGCTTTATCATCAGCGAGCTTGTACGCGtctcttccctatctcactccaaAGACCTCACCTTTGCTCGAACCCTTCTCCTTCACTCCTCCGATTCGTCTCCTTCCACTTGGAACATGCTCAGCAGAGGATACGCTTCAAGTGATTCCCCTGTAGAATCGATTCGGATCTACTCCGAGATGAAACGACGACGAATCAAACCCAACAAGCTCACGTTTCCGTTTCTTCTCAACGCTTGCGCTTCCTTTCTGGGGCTCACGGCGGGGAGACAGATCCAAGTCGATGTTTTGAAACATGGGTTTGCTTCCGATGTATATGTCGGGAACAATCTGATTCATTTGTATGGTTCTTGTAAGAAAACTTCTGATGCGAGGAaggtgttcgacgaaatgcctGAGAGAAACGTTGTTTCTTGGAACTCGATTATGACTGCTTTTGTCGAGAACCGTATGTTCAGTTTAGCGAATGAGTGTTTTGCCGAGATGATCGGTGCGCGGTTCTGTCCTGATGAGACGACAATGGTGGTTTTGCTCTCTGCTTGTGTCGGTAACTTGAGTTTGGGGAAGTTGGTGCATTCGCAGGTTATGGTGAGAGAGTTGGAGTTAAACTGTAGACTAGGTACTGCACTTGTTGATATGTATGGAAAGTCTGGTGGATTAGAGTATGCTAGGTTAGTTTTCGAGAGAATGTGTGACAGAAACATTTGGACTTGGAGCGCGATGATCGTAGGGTTAGCACAGAATGGATTTGCTGAAGAAGCTCTTCAGCTTTTCTCTAAGATGAAGAAAGAATCATCGGTGAGACCAAACTACGTGACCTTTCTCGGTGTTCTATGCGCTTGTAGCCACGTGGGATTGGTGGAGGAAGGGTACAGATACTTCAGCGAGATGGAGAGAACACACAAGATCAAGCCGATGATGATTCACTACGGGGCGATGGTAGATATCTTGGGACGTGCAGGTAGATTAAACGAGGCATATGGCTTCATAAAGAAGATGCCTTTTGAGCCTGACGCGGTTGTTTGGAGGACGCTGCTCTCTGCTTGCAGTGTCCATCACGATGAAGATGGGGAAGGGattggagagaaagtgaaagagaggTTGATTGAGTTGGAGCCAAAGAGGAGTGGCAATTTGGTGATTGTGGCGAATATGTTTGCGGAAGCGAGGATGTGGGATGAGGCAGCGGAAGTTAGGAGAGTGATGAAGGAGAATAAGTTGAAGAAGATAGCTGGGGAGAGTTGTCTGGCTCTGGGAGGGTCAGTTCATAGATTCTTCTCAGGGTATGATCCTCGTTTTGAGTATGTATCTGTCTATGAGTTACTAGATTTGTTCAAGTTGCATTTGATAAGTGACAATTATATGGTCAGTGATTCAAATTCATTTTCTTGACTTGTAGAGACAAAACTTGttcaaaatttaacattttgtaAGGATAATGAATGGCTAGGAAAGTTTTTTCTTATAATCTATAAGTTTTATGAAGTACCAA
It encodes the following:
- the LOC125609302 gene encoding pentatricopeptide repeat-containing protein At2g36730-like codes for the protein MSSSFKSKKHQCLVFLKLCSSIKHLLQIHAQVHLSALQSDSFIISELVRVSSLSHSKDLTFARTLLLHSSDSSPSTWNMLSRGYASSDSPVESIRIYSEMKRRRIKPNKLTFPFLLNACASFLGLTAGRQIQVDVLKHGFASDVYVGNNLIHLYGSCKKTSDARKVFDEMPERNVVSWNSIMTAFVENRMFSLANECFAEMIGARFCPDETTMVVLLSACVGNLSLGKLVHSQVMVRELELNCRLGTALVDMYGKSGGLEYARLVFERMCDRNIWTWSAMIVGLAQNGFAEEALQLFSKMKKESSVRPNYVTFLGVLCACSHVGLVEEGYRYFSEMERTHKIKPMMIHYGAMVDILGRAGRLNEAYGFIKKMPFEPDAVVWRTLLSACSVHHDEDGEGIGEKVKERLIELEPKRSGNLVIVANMFAEARMWDEAAEVRRVMKENKLKKIAGESCLALGGSVHRFFSGYDPRFEYVSVYELLDLFKLHLISDNYMVSDSNSFS